The nucleotide window atcaaaaagatcGAATGAAATAGACATACGTTATAGATATTTGACAAGAATCATATGTAGGCTTGTTTCTTGTGATTATTCATTTACTAGGTCTTCTACAAGAAGAAAAATGTGGATATTGTCCATTATAAATGGATAGTGCAAATTGATATCTCTTTTTCATTtgaattatataatatgattaccACTATGGTCTATTTATTGAACTCctcattgatttaaaaatatataatcaaacaCAAAATACAAAGAAATTATCTACTAAGcatattttgtaaaagtaaaaatCATGTACATATTTGTGTTACATCACAATACTCGTGATACacgaaacaaagaaagaaaagaaaaaaaacaaaccattTGAGATACAAGACATGGGAATCCTTGCAACCCAAGAAACCATAAAACAGTATCAAGATTAATTAATAGGTAATCAAAAACGATAATAGTAAAAAAGCTTaatcacatttttaaaatacGATGATTAATGGTGAGTAACGATAGTAGTAGATATGGTAAAAATTTAGCTTCTCCAACTTCGACTCCGGGACAGAGGATCTTGAATTCCTCCGACAACCCAAGTTTCCTTAGCAATGTCTGAAGAGAGTTTGTAATAATCAGTATCGTATCTCATCAACACTAAGTCCATCTTCTCTTCCTCCACTAGTGTTCTCAAATCCTTCTTATCATCCTTCTTACTCATCATCTCTTCATCCTCTGTTTCCTCTTCTCGTTGTCTCTCTCTGTTAtcttcctctgtttcctctTCTTGATGTTTCTCTCTGTTTTCTTGCTCTGTTTTCGCTTGCATTCTCTCTTCTAGCCAACTCTTCGCCGGAGCCGATCTACACCTCATCAGCAAAAGCGCGTTCGGCGGCGGAACCGCCGGTTCTGCGTCTGAGTTTTCAAGAACGcacttgttgttgttgctgttgttgtccTTATCCTTGTTACTCTGTTCCTCTTGTAACACCATAAACCATTTGGAGAAAGCACTCTTCGGATCCTCCTCCTCtccatcctcttcttcttcttcttcttctccatcgtcATCATCTTCGTCGTCGCTAGTGACATCAGCATGTCTGAAATCACCAAAACACCTGAAATCGAATCTGATATTCCTCAGACAAGTCAAGAACCCCATCACATCTTTCTTCACTCCAAAAAACTTGCTCTGGGGTTTACTCCTCTGTATCCTCTCGATCTCCTCCATCACCGATCGCCAGTTCTTTCCTCTCCCGCCGCATTTACTCGGCCGGACTTTGATCTGACCGGCGCAGGTGACTTTAGGCGAAGTGGGCTCGTCTATCTCGTCACGGCCCCTGTTCTTACTACTCGCTTGCTTAGCCCACAAAACAGGACTCCCatgtcctcctcctcctccgcggCCGGAGAGTTTGCTGTGCTGGCGACGGTGGTGAGGACGGCGGGTGGTGGAGTCGGAGGGACGAGATGGGATGGAAATGGGCTTAGGAGTAAGAGCTAAGTGGGTTCGTGGAGGGAAACAAACCAGCAAATCTGCAGAGtaaccagaagaagaagaaggtcctCTGTTTCCATCTCTTCCTTTGATCAtagcttttgtttttcttgGGGGGTTTGGTTTTTTGATCGATCTCTCAACAATGGAAGGGTTCAGCTTTTTATGTTtggtttttttataaaattcttgttctttttttataaacttttctttCTAGGCTTTGAAATGCCTGTGCTTACAGCTCTTACATGCCTTTTGCTTTTGAGGGGAAAACATTGTTTTCATTTGAAACCCTATTTTATAGAAAGTGAAAATAGGTGGTGcaatatcaatatatttttttataaatgttgattgtgaaaataataaatgcTGTGAAACTGGTTGATAAATATGGCAAGAAGATGTGATGGGGTCAAAGACTTCAAAGGAGTGAAGAGGGTTCATTACAACTTTATTCCATCATGTACAAGAAGCTTCTTGAACTGAAATATTCACTTTCAGCATTCAATGGTCGTCACCATTTCTTCTTCATTcatttgtttttcatttcaCTTTGAGATTTATGCCAATGTTAGATTGATAGGGTTTGTAAATATATGATGAACTTAAGGACTTAGTGTATCAAGTGTGATCATTATTTTGTCGAAAATAAAGATTGGCATGTGAATGTGACAAGGGTGATTATAGTCGAATGCTCCGATAAACTAAAGTTGGAAAGGTTTCGTGGGCTTTACTTTTGTTAATACAATATAAAATCATCATATTATTATATGAAtagaaaaaagaaagacaatGGTATAAAGAGGAAAAAGATTGGAAGGGCACGAGGCTTGTTTCTTTATCCAATGGTACTCACAAGCTGTAAGGTCACATTTCACTTTGTTCTTGTCATCTTCAACCATAAACTCATAAAATCATCTCCCAGTTTAACTACCTTCTAACTTATCACTAAACTATAGCAACAACATTCCCTTTGTTGCTGCCACTATAGTTGAATACTGGTTGAATTCACATGGAATGGGTAAATAAGCATGCTCTATTCCCTGCTCTCACTCTAGTTAACTTAAACTTACCAATGATGCTATAATTGCGTTCATGCCTTTGAAGTAGTACAGTTTATATTTGCTGGAATGATATATACATGCACTTGgacaaaatatcaaataaattgaaACTACCAGGCCCCAACAATCAAATAATTGAAAGGATGCAAAGAAAAGTTTGGTATTTGTTATCATGATAAGTTGCATCAACATAGAGGTAGGCCTTTAGCACTAGGGAAAAACACTTTTATTTAATCGTTAAGGAGCAATCCcttgataaataaattatgtaaaggataatattgtttttatattaatttcttaAAAGATCAAGTAGATGAAGATAGAGTTTGATTTAGTTGTACTCCTGAGAGCGACAATGTTGAGAGATCATGTGGGTAGGGCTTTGGCACTAACAGCcccattagaaaaaaaaagttaagcaGTTCATTTTACTCTTTCACAAGCtgaagtctttttttttcaaatcacaCTGAAACATATTTCATAATAGATATATTTAGGTCGTAAAAGCTCTTAACTGAGACAAACTTCATG belongs to Brassica rapa cultivar Chiifu-401-42 chromosome A07, CAAS_Brap_v3.01, whole genome shotgun sequence and includes:
- the LOC103830538 gene encoding ABC transporter F family member 4 translates to MIKGRDGNRGPSSSSGYSADLLVCFPPRTHLALTPKPISIPSRPSDSTTRRPHHRRQHSKLSGRGGGGGHGSPVLWAKQASSKNRGRDEIDEPTSPKVTCAGQIKVRPSKCGGRGKNWRSVMEEIERIQRSKPQSKFFGVKKDVMGFLTCLRNIRFDFRCFGDFRHADVTSDDEDDDDGEEEEEEEDGEEEDPKSAFSKWFMVLQEEQSNKDKDNNSNNNKCVLENSDAEPAVPPPNALLLMRCRSAPAKSWLEERMQAKTEQENREKHQEEETEEDNRERQREEETEDEEMMSKKDDKKDLRTLVEEEKMDLVLMRYDTDYYKLSSDIAKETWVVGGIQDPLSRSRSWRS